CGCCTGATTTTCGGGGGGCATGGCGGGCTTGTCGGCCCGCCTCGGCACCTCCCCTGCGCATCGCTTTATGCGATGCTTCGAGGTGGTGAAAATCTTCGGCACAAAAAAGGGGTTGGGGCTGATTGTGGGTTTCCCGGTCTGGTGCCGTTGTCGATAATCGTGATATTCTGCAAAAGTCAAAAAACCGGAAAACCGACAAAAGCGGAAAAGGCCGAAAGCCCGAAAACCTTGAAAAGCAAAAAACGGGGAAAGGCCTGAAAAGCGGAAAGGCGATTTTAGCGGGCGGGCATGGCGGGCTTATTGGCCCGCTTCGGCGTTTCGCCAAAAAGCGGCGAAACGGTAAAGCCCGGCAAGAAAAAGAGGGTTGCGGCTGGGTTGGTCTTCCCGGTCTGGTGCTAGGCCGGGACGATCTACCGCCGCCTGTTCGCCCCGGCGCCCGCTTCGCGCTGGCCGTGGCGGGCGGAACCCGGCGCGGGACCGCCTGCGGCCTGCCCGCCACCTGTTCGGGGGTGGTGGATGCCAGAAAAGACGGGCAATAGGAAAGAAAAGGGGTCCGCTGCCTGTCCGGGGGTGGTGGATGCAGTGCGGATGCACTCGGGGGCGTGGGCCTCGAAATACTGGCGGTATGCGGACGAAATATGGATGCAATACGGATGCAGTTAGGGTGCAAAAATGGTGAAAAATTCACGCCTGGGGGCTGGAAAAGGAAAAGGGCCTCAACGGTGTAATCCATTGAAACCCTTTATCTTTTTCGTGGTGCCCGGGACCGGGATCGAACCGGTACGATCTAGGATCGAGGGATTTTAAGTCCCTTGCGTCTGCCAGTTCCGCCACCCGGGCGTAAGTGTTGCCTTTTTTAGACGATTTGACCTGAGAGTGTCAACGGAAAAGCCTTAAACCTGCGGATTGACCATTTCTGGAGGAACGATGAGCGAGCATCTGGCCTGCCCCGAATGCGGTGCGAAAGTGAAATCTTACCGGAATCCTTTTCCCACGGTCGATGTCATCATCCGTGTGGGGGACAAAATCGTCCTGATCGAACGCCGCAACGAACCGAAGGGCTGGGCGCTGCCAGGGGGCTTTGTCGATTACGGCGAAAGCCTGGAAGAGGCCGCCCGGCGCGAGGCGTTGGAGGAAACCGGGCTGGCTCTGCGCGACCTGCGCCAGTTCGGCGCCTATTCCGATCCCGGGCGCGACCCGCGCCAGCACAACATTTCGGTCGTCTTTACCGCCGAGGGGATCGGCAATCCGCAGGGGAGTGACGATGCGGCGCGGGCGAGGCTTTTTGCGTTCGATGCCCTTCCCTCTCCCTTATGTTTCGACCACCAGCGGATTCTCGACGATTATCGCGCGGGAAAACCACCGATGGCGCGGACCTCGGAGCGCGGCTAACCGCCCCAGAAGTGAAGTTCCGGCTCTTCGTCGAGAAGATGATGCCGGGCGCAGAGATGAAAGTAGAGACGCAACCCCTCCAGGTGCGCCTCGCCCAACTCGTAGGACATGCAGTTCCAGTAATCGACGAGTCCCCCCTCCCCCATCCATTCCCGCTCCGGGGTCGCCTTGGCCAGGTTTTCCAAAGAGGCGAAGGCCCGTTCGCGCGAGCATTTGAGCTGCCCGTGCAGAGTGCGCACCGCATCGGCCTTTTCCCGCGCTGCCTGCCGCCGCAGAATCCACAGGGCGAAAACGAAGGGCAAGCCGGTATGCTGCAACCAGAGTTCGGCCAGGTCGTAGATATAGGGGGCGGCCTTTTCCTGGGCCGACTTCAATGCCCGGTCACCGATAAGCAGGGCGCTGCCTCCTTCGGCCATGACCGCCTCGACCGGGCCTGCGGGCACGGCGCAGCGGACATCCCGAAGATCATAGAATTCCTTCAGGATAATCTTGAGCAGATTGACCGAAGTCGCCGAGTCGCCGGTGAGGGCGATATGGTCACCGTCCAACGTCTCGATGGGGCGGCCGGAAAAAAGCAGCACGCTCCGCACCGGCCCGCAAGCACTGATGGAGAGTTCGGGAAAAAGCAGATATTCCCGCCAGTTGCGGGCGTACTCGAAGGAAGATGAGGGGCTGAGGTCAACCCCGCCTTCGGCCAGCAACCGGTTGAGATGGGAAGGAACACCGTCGACAATGGTGCCGTCAAAGCCGCACTCGGGTAGGTAATGAAAAAACGGGGCGCAGTTGATGTACTTGATGTGACCGACGACCAGACTCATGGCTTTTCCATCTCCAGCAAAGGCCGCTCCCGCTCGGGATCGGGCAAGCCAGCAAGGCGGATCCCCTGGGATTCCAGCAACATGCCCGTCACCCGCAGATATTCCGTGACGGCGCGGTTGTAATCGGCCAAAGAGGCGATCTGATCGGTGCGGGCCAGGGCCAGATCCTCCTCCCCTTCAAGCACATCGCGAGTGGTTGCCAAACCGACATCCTTACGCTTGATCAACGTCCGCAGCTTTTCCTCGGCCAGATCGCGTCCGCGATTGGCCACCTCAATCTTCTTCCGATTGACCTCGATCTGCCGCGCCGCCACGCGCACTTCGGTGCGAACCTCCTCACGCAGCTGCTGCCAGCGGGCATACTCCCCCTTCATCAGCAGTTCGGTCCGGGCCAACTCGTTACGAGCCTGTCGATTGCCCAAGGGGTAACTGAGGGTGAGGCCGATCTGCCAG
This genomic stretch from Desulfuromonas acetexigens harbors:
- a CDS encoding menaquinone biosynthetic enzyme MqnA/MqnD family protein, coding for MSLVVGHIKYINCAPFFHYLPECGFDGTIVDGVPSHLNRLLAEGGVDLSPSSSFEYARNWREYLLFPELSISACGPVRSVLLFSGRPIETLDGDHIALTGDSATSVNLLKIILKEFYDLRDVRCAVPAGPVEAVMAEGGSALLIGDRALKSAQEKAAPYIYDLAELWLQHTGLPFVFALWILRRQAAREKADAVRTLHGQLKCSRERAFASLENLAKATPEREWMGEGGLVDYWNCMSYELGEAHLEGLRLYFHLCARHHLLDEEPELHFWGG
- a CDS encoding NUDIX domain-containing protein; protein product: MSEHLACPECGAKVKSYRNPFPTVDVIIRVGDKIVLIERRNEPKGWALPGGFVDYGESLEEAARREALEETGLALRDLRQFGAYSDPGRDPRQHNISVVFTAEGIGNPQGSDDAARARLFAFDALPSPLCFDHQRILDDYRAGKPPMARTSERG